The Candidatus Palibaumannia cicadellinicola genomic sequence TATGTCTGATTATGAGTATTTAGCCGCTCCTAGCGAAAACCATCCGGTTCAGTACTTTTCAAACGTCAAACGAGATTTATATCAAAACGTGATAGGAAAGTTTATGAGTATAAGTCAGGATGGAAGCATGCATGCTTCTCTCCAATAATAATCAGATAGATACTAATATGGTTAAAAATTTCTCACATAGGTCTTGAGGAATCAAAGATGTTCGGAAAGTTAACACTCAATTCTATTCCTTACCACGAACCTATCATTATGGTAACTGTGGCCTCTATTATTATGATTAGTATGATACTAATCTCTGCTATTACTTATTTTGGAAAATGGCAGTATCTTTGGAATAATTGGTTCACCTCAGTAGATCATAAAAAAATAGGTATCATGTATATTATAGTAGCGTTTGTTATGCTACTACGTGGCTTTGCTGATGCAATAATGATGCGCTCGCAACAAGTATTAGCATCTGCAGGTGATGTTGGATTCTTACCTCCGCACCATTACGATCAGGTTCTGACCGCCCATGGTGTTATTATGATCATATTTATGGCGACACCTTTCGTAGTAGGTCTCATAAACTTAATTGTACCGTTGCAAATAGGTGCGCGTGATGTTGCTTTCCCGTTTTTGAATTCTCTTAGCTTCTGGTTATTTATTGTAGGTGTGATCCTTATTAATATTTCTCTAGGAGTAGGTGAATTTGCCCAAACAGGTTGGGTCGCCTATCCACCATTAGCATCTAAGGAGTATAGTCCTGGTGTAGGAGTGGATTATTGGATCTGGAGTATCCAGATAGCTGGTATCGGTACCACATTGACCGGAATTAATTTCTTCACGACTATCTTATGTATGCGTGCTCCAGGCATGACAATGATGAAAATGCCAGTCTTTAGCTGGGCTGCACTATGTACTAACGTACTGATAATTACCGCATTTCCTATTTTAACTGTAACAATAGCATTGCTAACCCTAGACCGCTATCTTGGAACTCATTTCTTTACTAATGATATGGGTGGAAATGCAATGATGTATATTAATTTATTCTGGGCTTGGGGCCATCCAGAAGTCTATATTTTGGTACTCCCGGTGTTCGGTGTTTTTTCAGAAGTAGTATCAACTTTTTCGAAAAAACCTCTATTTGGTTATACGTCGCTAGTATGGGCTACCATAGTTATTACTATACTATCATTTTGTGTTTGGTTACATCATTTTTTTACTATGGGTTCTGGTGCCAACGTCAACGCTTTTTTTGGCATTATGACGATGATTATCGCTATACCGACCGGAGTTAAGATTTTTAACTGGCTTTTTACTATGTACCAGGGTCGTATTGTATTTCATTCCTCGATGTTATGGACTATTGGTTTTATTATTACCTTCTCTATTGGTGGTATGGCTGGAGTATTATTAGCAGTACCGGGCGCTGATTTTGTTTTGCATAATAGTCTGTTCCTGATTGCACATTTCCATAATGTCATCATTGGCGGTGTGGTATTTGGTTGCTTCGCAGGTATGAACTATTGGTTTCCCAAATTTTTCGGTTTTACGCTAAATGAAACGTGGGGTAAACGTGCATTCTGGTTCTGGATAATAGGTTTTTACGTAGCTTTCATGCCTCTTTATGCATTGGGCTTGATGGGTATGACTCGTCGTTTAAACCAACATATAGACCCGACATTCCATCCAATGTTAATCTGCGCAGCTAGTGGTACACTACTAATTGCATTAGGTATCTTTTGCCAAGTAATTCAAATTATAGTTAGCGTACGTGATCGCGATCATAATCGCGACCTAACTGGTAATCCATGGGGAGGAAAAACTCTAGAATGGATAACATCTTCTCCTCCACCATTCTATAATTTTGCGATATTACCGCAAGATCATAGTAATGTTGACTATCGAAAGAGAGCATATGAACCAATCCATATGCCTAAAAATACCAGTGCGGGCCTTGTTATCTCGGCTTTTAGTCTCATAATAGGATTCGCTCTTATTTGGTATATTTGGTGGTTAGCTCTAGTAAGTTTAATAGGCATGGTTATAACCTGGATCATTTATAGTTTCAACGAAGACATTGATTATTATGTGACATTAGAAGAAATTCAGCATATCGAAAACCAGCGAAAACCAGTATGTCAACAAAATTAGTGCAGCGTGCTTGAATCATGTCAACTCCGATCATCTCTAATAATAAAACTACTTATACTCAACCTGGACACCAAAATCTAGGAGCCAAAACTATTTTCGGTTTTTGGATATACTTGATGAGCGACTGCATTATTTTCGCAACTATGTTTGCGACTTATGCAGTCTTAAGTAAGAGTGTAGCAGGAGGACCATCTGGCAAAGATATTTTTGACTTACCGGTCGTACTAGTTGAAACTTTTTGCTTATTATTTAGTAGTCTGACTTATGGTATGGGCATTTTAGCTATGCACCGTACTCAAAAAAACCTAGTTAATATCTGGCTATTCTTAACCTTCATTTTGGGTCTATGCTTTATTAGCATGGAACTTATAGAGTTAAATAATCTAGTAGCTAAAGGATTTGGTCCTGATCGTAGCGCGTTTTTATCTAGCTTTTTTGGTATTGTTGCGACACATGGTATTCATGTAATATCAGGTTTAATCTGGATTATTGTTATGATAGTGCAGGTATCAAGTCGTGGTCTGACTTTACTAAACCAGACTCGTTTACAATGCCTGAGCCTGTTCTGGCATTTCTTGGACGTAATATGGATTTGTGTATTTACAGTGGTGTACTTAATGGGAGTACTTTAATGATTTCTACAAGCACAAAACATACGCGCTCCCATAGCAACGGCAGCTATAAAACTTATATCATAGTTTTTTTTCTGTCGATGATCCTGACGATTATTCCATTTACTATGATAATGAGTAATTACGTAGCTAAACATTATAATATTATTATATTAGTTACTTGTGCTATCGTTCAGATTTTGTTACATCTGATTTTCTTCCTTCACTTGAACATATCTACTGAGCAGCAGTGGAATCTAATAGCATTCTTTTTTACAATGTTGATTATGACAATCCTTATTGTAGGCTCTTTATGGATTATGTTGCATTTAAACTCAAACTTAATGAGCTAATTCTCCATAACAAAAAAATCATTCAGCAATACCTAGAAGTAATCAAACCAGGAATTGTTTTGAGTAATTTAATTTCTTTTATTGGTGGATTTTTACTAGCTTCAAAAGGAGAGATCAATTATCTCCTGTTGTGCACTACAATGATAGGTGTTTCATTGGTAGTAGCCTCAGGTTGTGTATTCAATAACGTCATTGATCGTGATATCGATCGTAAAATGAAAAGAACTCAAAATAGAACTCTAGTCACACAATTACTGTCGCTAAAAAATTGTCTTATATACGGAATCATTTTAGGTATGACTGGTGTGATATTACTATATAGGTCAGCTAACCTATTAGCCATGTGGTTAGCAATCATAGGATTTACCGTATATGTTGGCTTTTATAGCCTGTATATGAAACGAAGATCTATTTACGGAACTATGATAGGCAGTTTTGCTGGTGCGGTACCACCGGTAATTGGATATTGTGCTGTAAGTAACCAGTTTGATATCGGAGCACTAATTTTATTACTAATCTTTAGTATTTGGCAAATGCCACACTCTTACGCTATCGCGATTTTTCGTTTAAAAGATTATCAAGCTGCTTCAATTCCAGTCTTTCCTATTGAACTAGGAATTTCGGTAACCAAAAATCATATTACTTGGTATATCATTGGTTTTATGCTTACCACACTAATACTTTACTTTAGCGGTTATGTGACTAGCTATGAATATTTAATTATAATGACATTAGTTAATATCTGGTGGCTTTTTGTGGCTTTACAAGGATATAAATCGGCTAATAA encodes the following:
- the cyoB gene encoding cytochrome o ubiquinol oxidase subunit I, with amino-acid sequence MFGKLTLNSIPYHEPIIMVTVASIIMISMILISAITYFGKWQYLWNNWFTSVDHKKIGIMYIIVAFVMLLRGFADAIMMRSQQVLASAGDVGFLPPHHYDQVLTAHGVIMIIFMATPFVVGLINLIVPLQIGARDVAFPFLNSLSFWLFIVGVILINISLGVGEFAQTGWVAYPPLASKEYSPGVGVDYWIWSIQIAGIGTTLTGINFFTTILCMRAPGMTMMKMPVFSWAALCTNVLIITAFPILTVTIALLTLDRYLGTHFFTNDMGGNAMMYINLFWAWGHPEVYILVLPVFGVFSEVVSTFSKKPLFGYTSLVWATIVITILSFCVWLHHFFTMGSGANVNAFFGIMTMIIAIPTGVKIFNWLFTMYQGRIVFHSSMLWTIGFIITFSIGGMAGVLLAVPGADFVLHNSLFLIAHFHNVIIGGVVFGCFAGMNYWFPKFFGFTLNETWGKRAFWFWIIGFYVAFMPLYALGLMGMTRRLNQHIDPTFHPMLICAASGTLLIALGIFCQVIQIIVSVRDRDHNRDLTGNPWGGKTLEWITSSPPPFYNFAILPQDHSNVDYRKRAYEPIHMPKNTSAGLVISAFSLIIGFALIWYIWWLALVSLIGMVITWIIYSFNEDIDYYVTLEEIQHIENQRKPVCQQN
- the cyoC gene encoding cytochrome o ubiquinol oxidase subunit III, with amino-acid sequence MSTPIISNNKTTYTQPGHQNLGAKTIFGFWIYLMSDCIIFATMFATYAVLSKSVAGGPSGKDIFDLPVVLVETFCLLFSSLTYGMGILAMHRTQKNLVNIWLFLTFILGLCFISMELIELNNLVAKGFGPDRSAFLSSFFGIVATHGIHVISGLIWIIVMIVQVSSRGLTLLNQTRLQCLSLFWHFLDVIWICVFTVVYLMGVL
- the cyoD gene encoding cytochrome o ubiquinol oxidase subunit IV, with product MISTSTKHTRSHSNGSYKTYIIVFFLSMILTIIPFTMIMSNYVAKHYNIIILVTCAIVQILLHLIFFLHLNISTEQQWNLIAFFFTMLIMTILIVGSLWIMLHLNSNLMS
- the cyoE gene encoding heme o synthase is translated as MIQQYLEVIKPGIVLSNLISFIGGFLLASKGEINYLLLCTTMIGVSLVVASGCVFNNVIDRDIDRKMKRTQNRTLVTQLLSLKNCLIYGIILGMTGVILLYRSANLLAMWLAIIGFTVYVGFYSLYMKRRSIYGTMIGSFAGAVPPVIGYCAVSNQFDIGALILLLIFSIWQMPHSYAIAIFRLKDYQAASIPVFPIELGISVTKNHITWYIIGFMLTTLILYFSGYVTSYEYLIIMTLVNIWWLFVALQGYKSANNDQVWARKLFILSIIAITSLSVMMSVDRIFQH